One window from the genome of Crassostrea angulata isolate pt1a10 chromosome 2, ASM2561291v2, whole genome shotgun sequence encodes:
- the LOC128174481 gene encoding uncharacterized protein LOC128174481, with product MSSYTDYLRELYYTPGKPGAFAGPEKLYQAVKLEGKYKIGRQKIKQFLNNEDAYGLYKPIRKTFPRSKVVVNTIDSMWDGDLADVSNIASHNDGYKFLLVLIDIFSRFLFIVPLKNKQNQTIIEGLKSVFQKGRKPHTLRTDKGSEFKNRWVKTFLQKQGITVIYTQNETKANYAERVIRTMKNLMYRYFMKERTYRYVNVLQDLVNSYNKRPHRSLGSNAPAHVNEDNANEIRLDAFLAGQKKKKPDKKINEKDDFKKSNKLLKKRTKPVFKFKIGDNVRISQLKHAFQRDYQQKWTGEFFKVSARYKRGGIPVYQVTDLDDDQIEGTFYESELQKVIKTGDVLYRIEKVLKRRRRGNMKEAFVKWEGWPRKFNSWIPESSLENA from the coding sequence ATGTCAAGCTATACGGATTACTTAAGGGAGCTCTACTATACTCCCGGTAAACCAGGCGCATTTGCTGGGCCCGAAAAATTGTACCAAGCTGTTAAATTAGAGGGTAAATATAAGATTGGAAGACAAAAgattaaacagtttttaaacaaCGAGGATGCCTATGGCCTGTATAAACCTATTCGAAAGACATTTCCTCGCTCAAAAGTCGTTGTGAACACAATCGACTCTATGTGGGATGGTGATTTGGCAGATGTCAGTAACATAGCTTCTCATAACGATGGATACAAGTTTTTACTGGTATTAATAGACATATTCAGTCGATTTTTATTTATCGTACCCTTGAAAAATAAGCAGAATCAAACCATCATTGAGGgtttgaaatcagtttttcaAAAAGGGAGGAAACCGCACACACTGAGAACAGATAAGGGTAGCGAATTCAAAAACCGCTGGGTAAAGACTTTCCTACAGAAACAAGGGATTACTGTTATATACACTCAAAACGAAACTAAAGCAAATTATGCGGAGAGAGTAATTCGTACCATGAAAAACCTTATGTATCgttattttatgaaagaaagAACTTACCGTTATGTGAATGTGTTACAAGATCTGGTGAACAGTTATAACAAAAGACCACACAGGTCCTTAGGTAGCAATGCACCAGCTCATGTGAATGAGGATAACGCTAACGAAATCAGACTAGATGCTTTTCTAGCCggacagaaaaagaaaaaaccggacaagaaaataaatgaaaaggaCGACTTTAAGAAATCAAACAAGCTATTGAAAAAAAGAACTAAACccgtttttaagtttaaaattggAGACAACGTGAGAATATCACAACTCAAACATGCATTTCAAAGAGATTACCAGCAAAAATGGACAGgggaattttttaaagtgagtGCAAGGTATAAAAGAGGCGGAATTCCTGTTTACCAAGTAACAGACTTAGATGATGACCAAATAGAGGGTACCTTCTACGAATCGGAGCTCCAGAAAGTCATAAAGACAGGAGACGTgctttacagaattgaaaaagttttgaaaaggcGACGTCGGGGAAACATGAAAGAGGCCTTTGTTAAATGGGAAGGATGGCCACGTAAATTTAATTCGTGGATTCCAGAAAGTTCTTTGGAAAACGCCTAA
- the LOC128170554 gene encoding uncharacterized protein LOC128170554, translating into MGCTQTFYIDSEATSSAKSFDEFEQIWMKMGDELEMEGLAKRPSTPTPESKKNQKAETDSTSHVPFEGYSPAHDSNSLSNWSECQFNAKVEDSILTNLRRTNPGKIRKLEKRMREPEFKPQFDLLRTLLTRVMSDCEQIQIIFNFVEDKLNKVDNHTKRVKFTTL; encoded by the exons ATGGGTTGCACACAAACTTTCTATATTGACAGCGAAGCGACTAGCTCAGCAAAATCGTTTGACGAGTTCGaacaaatttggatgaaaatGGGGGATGAGTTAGAAATGGAGGGCCTGGCAAAGCG gccTTCCACTCCTACCCCAGAAAGTAAGAAAAATCAGAAAGCAGAAACCGACAGTACATCACACGTCCCTTTTGAAGG CTATTCCCCAGCTCACGACTCCAACAGTCTGTCCAACTGGTCGGAATGCCAGTTCAACGCCAAAGTGGAGGACTCAATATTAACAAACTTAAG GCGAACAAACCCGGGAAAAATTCGTAAACTTGAGAAAAGAATGAGAGAACCAGAATTTAAACCACAGTTCGACCTTTTAAGAACCCTATTGACTAGGGTGATGTCTGATTGTGAACAAATTCAAATTATCTTCAACTTTGTTGAAGATAAACTGAACAAAGTAGACAACCACACTAAAAGGGTTAAGTTCACAACTCTTTAG
- the LOC128174482 gene encoding uncharacterized protein F54H12.2-like codes for MAFLSGDNKDIAQPMELSLFSSPTNQVAVEKVYFTEARPISSIGVSDTPIEIVVSGSGAEYIDLKRSKLYVKARILKTDGTALADTEKTGIVNLPLQSMFSQMDVYLNNKLVSFNTNNYPWKAYLKTILFCGKDELDSQKQSELFYKDEGTMNDANAYNGANAGLVLRYGCTQKSKIFELEGNLKEDIFDIDKYLINGVDIYIKLFRSSTPFVIMSAEDSPAYKLELLDVVYKVAKVRVDPGVLLNHSKQIESTPVKYTISRNELKMNTIPKGSTEFYWDNIFPQAVPDRIVVALVDQKAGNGNYSANPFNFEHMGVTDVGIYVNGESVPGRPLKTDFSAGQYVAAYTRLFEASEKWNTDAGLDISRDNFGNGYSLFVFTIDPCGFGEDYLNLIRRGNTRLELKFKEATTKAANALVFATFSSLLEVDKSRDINYIQP; via the coding sequence ATGGCGTTTTTAAGCGGTGATAATAAAGACATAGCTCAGCCCATGGAACTTTCTCTATTTTCTTCTCCTACCAATCAAGTGGCGGTAGAAAAGGTCTACTTTACGGAGGCAAGACCAATATCGAGCATAGGTGTCTCAGACACACCAATTGAAATTGTAGTTTCGGGTTCAGGGGCTGAGTATATAGATTTGAAGAGAAGTAAACTATACGTGAAAgcaagaattttaaaaaccGATGGTACAGCACTTGCCGACACAGAAAAAACAGGCATTGTTAATTTACCCCTGCAAAGTATGTTTTCACAAATGGACGTCTACCTGAACAACAAACTAGTGTCCTTCAATACAAACAACTATCCCTGGAAGGCCTACCTCAAGACAATTTTGTTTTGTGGAAAAGACGAATTGGATTCTCAAAAGCAATCAGAACTGTTCTATAAAGACGAAGGAACGATGAACGACGCCAATGCTTATAACGGCGCTAATGCCGGTCTGGTATTACGATACGGTTGCACTCAAAAGAGTAAGATTTTTGAGCTGGAAGGAAATCTTAAGGAAGATATTTTTGATATAGACAAATACCTGATAAATGGAGTAGACATTTACATTAAGCTATTTAGATCCAGTACCCCGTTTGTGATCATGTCTGCTGAAGATTCTCCAGCTTACAAACTAGAGCTGCTTGACGTTGTGTACAAAGTTGCAAAAGTGCGAGTAGATCCTGGCGTACTACTGAACCATAGTAAGCAGATTGAATCTACCCCTGTAAAGTATACCATATCAAGAAACGAACTGAAAATGAATACCATACCCAAAGGATCGACAGAGTTTTACTGGGACAATATTTTCCCCCAGGCTGTACCCGACCGTATTGTGGTAGCTTTGGTGGACCAAAAAGCTGGCAATGGTAATTATTCGGCCAATCCATTCAACTTCGAACACATGGGAGTAACAGATGTAGGGATATACGTCAATGGAGAGAGCGTACCTGGTAGACCACTAAAAACAGACTTCTCGGCGGGACAGTATGTGGCAGCTTACACTCGTTTGTTTGAAGCCTCGGAAAAGTGGAACACTGATGCTGGACTAGATATCTCTCGAGATAATTTCGGAAACGGATATTCCTTGTTTGTCTTTACCATCGATCCTTGTGGGTTTGGCGAAGACTATTTAAACCTCATTCGTCGTGGAAACACCAGATTAGAACTAAAATTCAAAGAAGCTACAACTAAAGCTGCCAACGCTCTTGTATTTGCAACGTTTTCATCCCTGCTAGAGGTCGATAAATCACGCGATATCAACTATATTCAACCATGA
- the LOC128170519 gene encoding fibrous sheath CABYR-binding protein-like, producing MMMMTLKSPCRIRAVDVKMEGGKRTSHAAARLICIIFIVIIEFYTCVETRCPRCPSSHGLVNCALYVQSNCVAVDVNVQIREIRVAKCDVTIVVNGKAPFPVVRSKHGTQCHDHEFVYHKESSVTEAPTSVTEGPTSVTEGPTSVAEGPTSVAERRAPTFWHRIQLSLSDVGTAEGPTSVAEGPTSVTEGPTSVTKGPTSVAEEPTSVAEGYRATSEPPTSWHRIQQSLSDVGTGFLAWAVAVTSLIIFFGLRKLVKFLINRCCPELNISDIHLLSPSSYTTSADTDTPQQPRQQAAQQGQHAPAPQPGQQAPAVQPAQQAPVPQPGQQAPAVQPAQQAPAPQPGQQAPAVQPAQQAPAPQPGQQAPAVQPAQQAPAPQLGQQAPAVQLGQQAPAVQPAQQAPAPQQGQHAPAPQQGPTTRSKTARKKLMFESQ from the exons atgatgatgatgacgtTGAAAAGTCCGTGCAGAATTCGCGCCGTTGATGTTAAGATGGAAGGAGGGAAGCGAACATCACATGCAGCAGCTAGGCTGATATGCATAATATTCATTGTCATTATTGAGTTCTACACATGTGTTGAAACTAGATGTCCGAGATGTCCGTCCAGTCATGGTTTGGTCAATTGCGCTCTCTACGTACAAAGCAACTGTGTTGCCGTCGATGTCAATGTCCAGATACGCGAAATTCGGGTTGCAAAGTGCGATGTAACCATTGTCGTCAACGGAAAGGCGCCGTTTCCAGTAGTGCGGAGCAAACATGGAACTCAATGCCATGATCATGAATTCG tatatcacaagGAATCATCTGTAACTGAGGCACCTACATCTGTAACTGAGGGACCTACATCTGTAACTGAAGGACCTACATCTGTAGCCGAGGGACCTACATCTGTAGCCGAAAGACGAGCCCCCACATTTTGGCACAGAATTCAATTGTCACTCAGTGATGTGGGAACTG CTGAGGGACCTACATCTGTAGCTGAAGGACCTACATCTGTAACTGAGGGACCTACATCTGTAACCAAGGGACCTACATCTGTAGCCGAGGAACCTACATCTGTTGCTGAGGGATATAGAGCTACATCTGAGCCCCCCACAAGTTGGCACAGAATTCAACAATCACTAAGTGATGTGGGAACTG gattTCTGGCTTGGGCAGTTGCAGTTACAtcattaatcatattttttggGCTGAGGAAACTTGTAAAGTTTTTGATAAATCGCTGCTGCCCGGAACTTAACATTTCGGATATACATTTGTTGTCACCATCATCATACACAACTTCAGCAGACACAGACACACCTCAACAACCTAGACAACAAGCCGCTCAGCAAGGACAACACGCCCCCGCTCCCCAGCCAGGACAACAAGCCCCCGCTGTTCAACCGGCACAACAAGCCCCCGTTCCTCAGCCAGGACAACAAGCCCCCGCTGTTCAACCGGCACAACAAGCCCCCGCTCCCCAGCCAGGACAACAAGCCCCCGCTGTTCAACCGGCACAACAAGCCCCCGCTCCTCAGCCAGGACAACAAGCCCCCGCTGTTCAACCGGCTCAACAAGCCCCCGCTCCTCAGCTAGGACAACAAGCCCCCGCTGTTCAACTGGGACAACAAGCCCCCGCTGTTCAACCGGCACAACAAGCCCCCGCTCCTCAGCAAGGACAACACGCCCCCGCTCCACAGCAGGGACCAACTACTAGAAGCAAAACAGCAAGAAAGAAACTAATGTTTGAAAGTCAGtaa
- the LOC128170539 gene encoding uncharacterized protein LOC128170539 produces the protein MEQKHQDLIKANYSTLVRNMIPVSVAGHLYALHIITEEMRQQIEAEMTNYDKNRKLLSIILRRGPKAFMGLRKALMKANQGDLSRLLMNNDEDTKSEYEKKLAMARSFVINTKENGTSESKKGQLSQEQRCRIPLDDVNDLFLTVMPYKGTIYIHIRHLAESHGRLIATKKGVTFPLDRWLKFESLLPDIQSYIDNVGQENEEAHWHVGGGVFVSLSPNNPTVDIRHFWKPDDATKPVPTKKGVTLNRNKLARLRDAVEEMHDYVPELKDTELCMLRECHQNQLGMLNCPECTPFGYDPQDNMSMECNAGDTQDMRTLESDFE, from the coding sequence ATGGAGCAAAAACATCAAGATCTTATCAAGGCAAACTACTCTACATTGGTCAGAAATATGATACCTGTTTCAGTTGCAGGACACCTATACGCTTTGCACATCATTACGGAGGAAATGAGACAGCAAATAGAAGCTGAGATgacaaattatgataaaaacagaaaacttCTCAGCATCATTTTACGTCGAGGGCCGAAAGCTTTTATGGGACTCCGAAAGGCATTAATGAAAGCCAATCAAGGGGACTTATCCCGACTGTTGATGAATAATGACGAAGATACAAAGTCTGAATATGAAAAGAAACTTGCCATGGCAAGATCATTCGTTATCAACACAAAAGAAAATGGAACTTCGGAATCAAAAAAAGGCCAGTTATCTCAAGAGCAAAGATGCAGAATACCTTTGGACGACGTGAACGACCTTTTCCTCACTGTCATGCCATACAAAGGGACAATTTACATTCATATACGTCACCTTGCAGAGTCTCACGGCCGCCTTATTGCCACCAAGAAAGGGGTTACTTTTCCTTTGGACCGATGGTTGAAATTTGAATCTCTTTTGCCAGATATTCAAAGCTACATAGACAATGTTGGCCAAGAAAACGAAGAAGCACATTGGCATGTTGGTGGAGGAGTCTTTGTTTCATTATCACCCAACAATCCTACAGTAGACATAAGGCATTTTTGGAAGCCAGACGATGCTACAAAACCGGTTCCAACAAAGAAAGGCGTCACACTAAACAGAAACAAATTGGCAAGACTTAGAGATGCTGTCGAAGAAATGCATGACTATGTTCCAGAGTTAAAAGACACAGAATTATGCATGCTTAGGGAGTGTCACCAGAATCAGCTTGGAATGCTAAACTGTCCGGAATGTACCCCTTTTGGATACGATCCCCAAGACAACATGTCAATGGAATGCAATGCTGGTGATACCCAAGACATGAGAACCCTGGAGagtgattttgaatga